The proteins below come from a single Fodinicola acaciae genomic window:
- a CDS encoding fibronectin type III domain-containing protein yields the protein MIRENAPGKLVASSAKKSSRGRRPWPMVAALTASVAMVAAAASGATMPGSDMRFHPTGHWVYNTALQSAFHMDGATTNFDARVPVAGEPGSQVVQDDTNGYVVGRNRITRFGKSNLHVQGTQTAPSDETPLAIEAVGGPYLVYRQSGKIVRLGDKTTVVSVGEPVGDPVVTGDGTLWLLRRQSGLVCTLAKGATATSTCPAKLPAGHSGALTTVADKPQVLDTTAGLLHAVSTQGLGAGNPVGVKVSGATRVAPTDSNGRLALLDPATGRLSFVDTQAKRTPVNVELGKGDFEGPLWTGGTVVVVNRTTGTLQTYDAQGHAKANRKIPPSEGQPSIARGADGRVYVQNGAGTHLLVVDKDGQVADAPVVGSPDPSGSPSPGPSQSSEPRPQPSVQPSVQPSARPPVEPSHEPPNTGRPNPGTGSTHKPSPSHSSLPASAPGAPGSVSAKAGDASATVSWSAAAANRATITNYVVTWSGGSRTVSGSSRRATISGLTNGRGYTFSVYAKNSVGRGPASSADPVTPVSPKKPKIHIERGSSTSSDNCEKPSCAWIDTTLTGFEPNTTYSITAIGNGRDFSEPCTTTTDENGDATCNKTRYDVSGAQVYVYTDTDTYGRITSNTITWE from the coding sequence GTGATCCGGGAGAACGCGCCTGGCAAGCTGGTCGCCTCGTCGGCGAAGAAGTCGAGCCGAGGCCGCCGGCCGTGGCCGATGGTCGCCGCGCTGACGGCGAGTGTCGCGATGGTCGCCGCGGCGGCCAGCGGCGCGACGATGCCGGGGTCCGACATGCGGTTCCATCCGACCGGCCACTGGGTCTACAACACGGCTTTGCAGTCGGCCTTTCACATGGACGGCGCCACGACGAACTTCGACGCGCGCGTGCCGGTGGCCGGTGAGCCCGGCAGCCAGGTCGTGCAGGACGACACCAACGGATACGTCGTCGGCCGCAACCGGATCACCCGCTTCGGTAAGTCGAACCTGCACGTACAGGGGACGCAGACGGCGCCGTCGGACGAGACTCCGTTGGCGATCGAGGCCGTTGGCGGTCCGTATCTGGTTTACCGGCAGTCCGGCAAGATCGTACGGCTCGGCGACAAGACGACGGTCGTGTCCGTCGGCGAGCCGGTCGGCGATCCGGTCGTGACCGGCGACGGCACGCTGTGGCTGTTGCGCCGGCAGTCGGGTTTGGTGTGTACGTTGGCAAAAGGCGCGACCGCCACGTCGACGTGTCCGGCCAAGCTTCCGGCCGGTCATTCCGGCGCGCTGACCACCGTCGCCGACAAGCCGCAGGTGCTCGACACGACCGCGGGTCTGTTGCACGCGGTGAGCACGCAGGGTCTGGGTGCCGGAAATCCGGTTGGTGTCAAGGTTTCCGGCGCCACTCGGGTCGCTCCGACGGACAGCAACGGCCGGCTGGCGTTGTTGGATCCGGCCACCGGTCGGCTGTCTTTCGTTGACACACAGGCGAAGCGGACGCCGGTGAACGTGGAGCTCGGCAAGGGTGACTTCGAGGGTCCACTGTGGACTGGTGGCACGGTCGTGGTGGTGAACCGTACGACCGGCACTTTGCAGACGTACGACGCGCAGGGGCACGCCAAGGCCAACCGGAAGATTCCGCCGAGCGAGGGTCAGCCGAGCATCGCGCGCGGCGCGGATGGCCGTGTGTATGTGCAAAACGGTGCCGGCACGCATCTTTTGGTGGTGGACAAGGACGGTCAGGTCGCGGACGCGCCGGTCGTCGGCTCGCCGGATCCGAGCGGTTCGCCGTCGCCGGGTCCGAGCCAGTCGAGCGAGCCGCGTCCACAGCCGTCCGTACAGCCGTCCGTACAGCCATCGGCGCGGCCGCCGGTCGAGCCGAGCCATGAGCCGCCGAACACCGGCCGGCCGAATCCAGGCACTGGCAGCACACACAAGCCGTCGCCGAGCCATTCGTCGCTGCCGGCGAGTGCGCCTGGCGCGCCGGGTTCGGTGTCGGCAAAGGCGGGCGACGCGTCGGCGACGGTGAGCTGGAGTGCCGCGGCGGCCAACCGTGCGACCATCACCAACTACGTCGTGACCTGGTCAGGCGGATCGCGTACGGTCAGCGGCTCGTCCCGCCGCGCGACGATCTCCGGCCTGACCAACGGCCGTGGCTACACCTTCAGTGTTTACGCCAAAAACAGCGTCGGTCGCGGCCCGGCGTCTTCGGCTGATCCAGTCACTCCGGTGTCGCCGAAGAAGCCGAAAATCCACATCGAGCGTGGATCGAGCACCAGCAGCGACAACTGCGAAAAGCCAAGTTGTGCGTGGATCGACACGACATTGACCGGCTTCGAGCCAAACACGACCTATTCCATCACCGCGATCGGAAATGGCCGGGACTTCAGCGAGCCGTGCACCACGACGACAGACGAAAACGGCGACGCCACCTGTAACAAGACCCGATACGACGTGTCCGGCGCGCAGGTCTACGTCTACACCGACACCGACACGTACGGCCGCATAACGTCCAACACGATCACGTGGGAGTAA
- a CDS encoding transglutaminase domain-containing protein, which translates to MKARVVAALVVAAAGVAGLFFAPVFGLLPLFLPIVAVAVACYAAVELCTRVAFLTAWRPLVVLVFGLLGVTESVLWPTTLFGLPTGETVRSLVVGVTQSWQLTLQSTWPARPDPELLLFVPLAVLGAAVLGLELTRWAPAALLPSLVIVGFSQAYQPLTGWLAAGGAVGYAVVAAGVLLMSRENLRSVRQPRAWAPAAILAVVGTVAVTMLDPVTPAVSLRQNQVSALPAVVSSPLDDLAAALRRPDVPVFSYTSDGKVDRWRLVVLEGFDGASWTPSSDFRRMGSTVSLPPTVTVPTVKRKASVWLPGWDAPFIPSQSLPTAMTGPAPWLDQDAGVLLVPGQARDVHYGLTWQEPVVDAAALSGSGVDSHADSGFAGVGTIPAGISELASTAVHGIRPSFQAALVLERYLRDNYKVATGASLPTGAGWPQLTTFLLKSKRGTSEQFAAAYVVLARILGIPARIAVGYRGEVAAPGLPVTVHNRDILAWPEVAVAGVGWVPLDPTLSAAGSGTAARTDTGLAAAADQARQNLPPATELHDPPMPDDPAAAPPTLPDFRWLVPVSLVLLVLVVLVLIGIPVAKGMRRTRRRRVTGSAGVVAAWAEARDLLRSHGMSVTSGMTARDVAAVCDRNGPPVGEPLRVLAVLLDSALWSGETLQGGAVEAAWDAVHLMRRGLSQQPLRSRLLAAFRPVGWWPLAATSFRRLRSRRTLPA; encoded by the coding sequence ATGAAAGCACGCGTCGTCGCAGCGCTGGTGGTGGCCGCCGCCGGAGTCGCCGGACTGTTCTTCGCGCCGGTTTTCGGCCTGCTGCCGCTGTTCCTGCCGATCGTCGCGGTCGCCGTCGCCTGTTACGCCGCGGTCGAGCTGTGCACGCGGGTCGCTTTCCTGACCGCGTGGAGGCCGCTCGTCGTGCTGGTCTTCGGTCTGCTCGGAGTTACCGAGAGCGTGTTGTGGCCGACGACGCTTTTCGGCCTGCCGACGGGTGAAACCGTACGCTCGCTGGTCGTCGGCGTGACCCAGTCGTGGCAGCTGACGCTGCAGTCGACCTGGCCGGCGCGGCCCGATCCAGAGCTGCTTTTGTTCGTGCCACTGGCCGTTCTCGGCGCGGCGGTGCTCGGCCTGGAGCTGACCAGGTGGGCCCCGGCCGCGCTGCTGCCGAGTCTGGTGATCGTCGGTTTCAGCCAGGCATACCAACCGCTCACCGGTTGGCTGGCCGCCGGCGGCGCGGTCGGCTATGCCGTGGTGGCGGCCGGTGTTCTGTTGATGTCGCGGGAAAACCTGCGGTCGGTCCGGCAGCCGCGCGCGTGGGCGCCGGCGGCGATCCTGGCCGTGGTCGGGACGGTCGCGGTGACCATGCTGGATCCGGTCACGCCGGCGGTTTCGTTGCGGCAGAACCAGGTTTCCGCGCTGCCCGCGGTGGTGAGCAGCCCGCTCGACGACCTCGCCGCCGCGTTGCGCCGGCCGGATGTGCCGGTGTTTTCGTACACGTCGGACGGAAAGGTCGACCGCTGGCGACTGGTCGTGCTGGAAGGCTTCGACGGCGCCAGCTGGACTCCGTCGTCGGACTTTCGCCGGATGGGCAGCACGGTCAGCCTGCCGCCGACCGTCACCGTGCCGACGGTGAAACGAAAAGCGTCGGTGTGGCTGCCCGGCTGGGACGCGCCGTTCATCCCGAGCCAGTCGCTGCCGACCGCGATGACCGGCCCGGCGCCGTGGCTGGACCAGGACGCCGGCGTGCTGCTGGTGCCCGGCCAGGCGCGCGATGTCCACTATGGACTGACCTGGCAGGAGCCGGTGGTCGACGCCGCCGCGCTGTCCGGATCCGGCGTCGACTCGCACGCCGACAGCGGTTTCGCCGGGGTGGGGACGATTCCGGCCGGCATCTCGGAGCTGGCGAGCACCGCCGTCCATGGCATCCGACCGTCGTTTCAGGCCGCGCTCGTGCTGGAACGATATCTGCGCGACAACTACAAAGTCGCGACCGGCGCGTCGCTGCCGACCGGTGCCGGCTGGCCGCAGCTGACGACTTTTCTGTTGAAGAGCAAGCGCGGCACCAGCGAGCAGTTCGCCGCCGCGTACGTGGTGCTGGCGCGGATCCTCGGCATTCCGGCGCGGATCGCGGTCGGCTATCGCGGCGAGGTGGCCGCGCCGGGCCTGCCGGTCACCGTGCACAACCGCGACATCCTGGCCTGGCCGGAGGTCGCCGTCGCCGGCGTCGGCTGGGTCCCGCTCGACCCGACGCTCAGCGCCGCCGGCTCCGGCACCGCCGCCCGTACGGACACCGGCCTGGCCGCCGCGGCCGACCAGGCCCGCCAGAACCTGCCGCCGGCCACCGAGCTGCACGATCCGCCGATGCCGGACGACCCGGCCGCCGCGCCGCCGACCTTGCCGGATTTTCGTTGGCTGGTGCCGGTTTCCCTGGTGCTGCTGGTGCTGGTCGTGCTGGTCTTGATCGGCATTCCGGTGGCGAAAGGAATGCGCCGCACGCGGCGTCGCCGCGTGACCGGCTCGGCCGGTGTCGTCGCGGCCTGGGCCGAGGCGCGGGATTTGTTGCGGTCACATGGAATGTCGGTGACCTCCGGCATGACCGCCCGTGACGTCGCGGCGGTCTGCGACCGCAACGGTCCGCCGGTCGGCGAGCCGCTGCGCGTACTCGCCGTGCTGCTCGACTCCGCGCTGTGGTCCGGCGAGACCTTGCAGGGCGGCGCCGTCGAAGCCGCGTGGGACGCCGTACACCTGATGCGGCGTGGACTTTCCCAGCAGCCACTGCGATCTCGCCTCCTGGCCGCCTTCCGTCCGGTCGGCTGGTGGCCGCTAGCTGCCACCTCGTTCCGCCGCCTGAGGAGCCGCCGCACACTACCGGCATGA
- a CDS encoding AAA family ATPase yields MNQAEYAAQQVYERISSNVQAVVRGKPQVVRLAICALLAEGHLLIEDVPGLGKTTIGRCLARSIGGTLSRIQFTPDLLPGDITGVQVYHQKNERFEFHPGGVFANVVLADEINRGTPKTQSALLEVMAERTVTVDAVRHEVPRPFLVIATQNPIEMEGTYRLPEAQLDRFLMRLEVGYPDLQTEMMVIRGECAGFGPETLSPVVTMAELYAAVQQVKSSHVDDAILQYAAEIVALTRTHADLRYGASPRGSIALVRSAQALAATYGRGFVTPDDIKEVAGPVLGHRLIRTPEAELNQRQTAAIVAEVLEHTPAPTRVAAEG; encoded by the coding sequence GTGAACCAGGCCGAATACGCGGCGCAGCAGGTCTACGAGCGCATTTCCAGCAACGTGCAGGCGGTCGTCCGCGGCAAGCCACAGGTGGTGCGGCTGGCCATCTGCGCGTTGCTGGCCGAGGGACATCTGCTGATCGAGGACGTGCCGGGCCTGGGAAAGACGACGATCGGCCGCTGCCTGGCGCGCAGCATCGGCGGCACGCTCAGCCGGATCCAGTTCACTCCCGACCTGCTGCCCGGCGACATCACCGGCGTGCAGGTCTATCACCAGAAAAACGAGCGTTTCGAGTTTCATCCCGGTGGCGTCTTCGCCAACGTCGTGCTGGCCGACGAGATCAACCGTGGCACACCGAAAACGCAGTCGGCGCTGCTGGAGGTGATGGCCGAGCGGACCGTCACGGTCGACGCCGTACGCCACGAGGTGCCGCGGCCGTTCCTGGTGATCGCCACCCAGAACCCGATCGAGATGGAGGGCACCTACCGGCTGCCGGAGGCGCAGCTCGACCGCTTCCTGATGCGCCTGGAGGTCGGATATCCGGATCTGCAGACGGAAATGATGGTGATCCGCGGCGAATGTGCCGGCTTCGGGCCGGAAACGCTGTCGCCGGTCGTCACCATGGCCGAGCTCTACGCGGCCGTGCAGCAGGTCAAGTCGTCGCATGTGGACGACGCGATTCTGCAGTATGCGGCGGAAATCGTGGCCTTGACGCGTACGCACGCCGACCTGCGTTACGGCGCGAGTCCGCGCGGCAGCATCGCACTCGTCCGCAGTGCGCAGGCGCTGGCCGCGACCTACGGTCGCGGATTCGTGACACCGGACGACATCAAGGAAGTCGCCGGTCCGGTGCTCGGTCACCGGCTGATCCGCACGCCGGAGGCCGAGCTCAACCAGCGGCAGACCGCCGCGATCGTCGCGGAGGTGCTGGAACACACGCCGGCGCCGACCCGAGTCGCCGCGGAGGGCTAG
- a CDS encoding DUF58 domain-containing protein, with the protein MARLTGRGIALLVAAVALFAAGQWLLGFPVLVVVAVIGFGLVLAALLVGTHRPKVTVTREVYPDRVQRGGAAVGRLRVHNPNTRWQAGFSARDRVGTIVRQVVVRPLRRGASADYSYELPTDVRGRHVVGPLTLDREDALGLGRGRVTTGDTATLWVQPKTWPMRPIAAGRLRLHYAGPQTAYSLRGSLDLREVREYVPGDEVRHLHWKASARTGKLMVREYVDPNLPRFTALLDTRADRMPAELFEDAVDLTASLVISAIRADYGCRLLTTCGVDIQAEPAAQRTGRQFLDTLSEISLATDERPLLPRELAGAMGGGLVLVLSGMSEADRTQIVAARERFATVIVIAIGAAVEPVPGVQTILARSAAEAVERWNTVVTR; encoded by the coding sequence ATGGCCAGGCTGACCGGTCGCGGCATCGCGCTGCTCGTCGCCGCGGTCGCGCTTTTCGCCGCTGGCCAGTGGTTGCTTGGCTTTCCAGTCCTGGTCGTGGTCGCGGTGATCGGCTTTGGCCTGGTGTTGGCCGCATTGCTGGTCGGCACGCACCGGCCGAAGGTGACGGTGACCCGCGAGGTCTATCCGGACCGCGTGCAGCGCGGTGGCGCGGCGGTCGGCCGGTTGCGCGTACACAACCCCAACACCCGTTGGCAGGCCGGGTTTTCCGCTCGTGACCGGGTCGGCACGATCGTGCGGCAGGTGGTCGTACGTCCGCTGCGGCGCGGCGCTTCGGCCGACTACAGCTATGAGCTGCCGACCGACGTACGCGGCCGCCACGTCGTCGGTCCGCTGACGCTGGACCGCGAGGACGCGCTCGGTCTCGGCCGCGGCCGGGTCACCACCGGCGACACCGCGACGCTGTGGGTGCAGCCGAAAACCTGGCCGATGCGGCCGATCGCGGCCGGCCGGCTGCGTTTGCATTATGCCGGGCCACAAACGGCGTACTCGCTGCGCGGATCGCTGGACCTGCGCGAGGTCCGCGAGTACGTGCCGGGTGACGAGGTGCGACACCTGCACTGGAAAGCCAGCGCGCGCACCGGGAAGCTGATGGTCCGCGAGTACGTCGACCCCAACCTGCCGCGGTTCACCGCCTTGCTCGACACCCGCGCCGACCGGATGCCGGCCGAGCTTTTCGAGGACGCCGTCGACCTGACGGCTTCTCTTGTCATTTCGGCGATCCGCGCCGACTATGGCTGCCGGCTGCTGACGACGTGCGGCGTCGACATCCAGGCCGAGCCGGCGGCACAGCGGACCGGCCGGCAGTTTTTGGACACCCTGAGCGAAATCTCGCTCGCGACCGACGAACGACCACTGCTGCCACGCGAGCTGGCCGGCGCCATGGGCGGCGGACTTGTCCTGGTGCTGTCCGGCATGTCGGAGGCCGACCGTACGCAGATCGTCGCGGCACGCGAGCGTTTCGCGACGGTCATTGTGATCGCGATCGGTGCGGCGGTCGAGCCGGTGCCAGGCGTACAGACGATCCTCGCGCGGTCGGCCGCCGAGGCGGTCGAGCGCTGGAACACGGTGGTCACTCGATGA
- a CDS encoding YbaB/EbfC family nucleoid-associated protein codes for MTEPRHVSSAGAELADIAETAESADGLIQVTVGGRGELRSLWLDPRIYRLRDAAELAEEIRRTIASAVSAVRRRAYDLLKSGLPRDTTADTVDLYFDPVLSELDRITGSHRAESRSR; via the coding sequence ATGACCGAGCCGAGGCACGTTTCCAGCGCGGGTGCGGAACTGGCCGACATCGCGGAGACCGCGGAATCGGCGGACGGGCTGATCCAGGTGACCGTCGGAGGACGCGGTGAGTTGCGATCTCTGTGGCTCGACCCGAGAATCTACCGGCTGCGCGACGCCGCCGAGCTCGCCGAGGAGATCCGCCGCACGATCGCCTCGGCCGTCAGCGCGGTCCGGCGACGCGCGTACGACCTGCTGAAATCCGGCCTTCCGCGGGACACAACCGCGGACACGGTCGACCTGTATTTCGATCCGGTGCTGTCCGAGCTCGATCGGATAACCGGCAGCCACCGCGCGGAGTCGAGGAGCCGGTAA
- the mycP gene encoding type VII secretion-associated serine protease mycosin, with protein MRKLVALLVTSVALWSMAAPAAASPPDGACTNPDPARPVISQLPWAQQLFDLGRVWPYSTGAGITVAVVDSGVDADHPQLRGVVDAGRDFYLVGSLPGNYDCASHGTAVASIIAAQPKVGIGFAGVAPGARILPVRVVANAQSDSGESTPIDPNIVGKGIRYAADQGADIINLSLSGSGNYPQIRDAIRYAQSKDALVVAAVGNRQSQAPGSISFPAAYPGVVGVGSIDIDGARDNDSQVGSFVSLVAPGKGVVAANSVNGHRYWEGTSFAAPFVSGAAALVRAAWPKLNAQQVAQRLIATASVARGGTKSPQYGAGIVDPYRAVTDGLDGKPRTLAPVTISPPDPKKVSEQRFWWQAGAGAKIATGAAVLAVVLVGIMAWLLPRGKRRRWRSGRTTPPAARAAREEPPEQIFLFPVK; from the coding sequence ATGAGGAAACTTGTCGCACTGCTGGTGACATCGGTCGCCTTGTGGTCGATGGCCGCGCCGGCCGCCGCCTCGCCGCCGGACGGCGCGTGTACGAATCCCGACCCGGCGCGGCCGGTGATCAGCCAGCTGCCGTGGGCTCAGCAGTTGTTCGATCTCGGCCGCGTGTGGCCCTATTCGACCGGCGCAGGCATCACGGTCGCGGTCGTCGACTCCGGTGTGGACGCGGACCATCCACAGCTGCGCGGAGTGGTTGACGCCGGCCGGGATTTCTATCTGGTCGGCAGCCTGCCGGGCAATTACGACTGCGCCTCACATGGTACGGCGGTGGCCTCGATCATCGCGGCGCAGCCAAAAGTCGGCATCGGGTTTGCCGGAGTGGCGCCAGGAGCGCGCATTCTGCCGGTACGCGTGGTGGCCAACGCGCAGTCGGACTCCGGCGAGTCGACACCGATAGATCCGAACATCGTCGGCAAAGGCATCCGGTACGCGGCCGACCAGGGTGCCGACATCATCAACCTTTCGCTGTCGGGATCGGGAAACTATCCGCAGATCCGCGACGCGATCAGATACGCGCAGAGCAAGGACGCGTTGGTGGTGGCCGCGGTCGGCAACCGCCAGTCGCAGGCACCGGGAAGCATTTCCTTCCCAGCCGCCTATCCGGGCGTGGTCGGTGTCGGCTCGATCGACATCGATGGTGCGCGTGACAACGACTCGCAGGTCGGCAGCTTCGTTTCTCTTGTCGCGCCAGGAAAAGGCGTGGTCGCGGCCAACAGCGTCAATGGTCACCGATATTGGGAAGGCACCAGCTTCGCCGCGCCGTTCGTGTCCGGCGCCGCCGCACTGGTACGCGCGGCCTGGCCGAAGCTCAACGCGCAGCAGGTCGCGCAGCGGTTGATCGCGACAGCCTCAGTCGCTCGTGGCGGCACCAAAAGTCCGCAGTACGGCGCCGGGATCGTCGATCCCTATCGTGCGGTCACCGACGGCCTGGACGGCAAGCCGCGTACGCTGGCGCCGGTCACCATCAGTCCACCGGATCCGAAAAAGGTGAGCGAACAGCGATTCTGGTGGCAGGCCGGAGCCGGCGCCAAAATCGCCACCGGCGCGGCGGTGCTCGCGGTCGTGCTCGTCGGCATCATGGCTTGGTTGCTGCCGCGCGGAAAACGCCGCCGCTGGCGGTCCGGCCGTACGACACCGCCGGCCGCGCGGGCCGCGCGCGAGGAGCCTCCTGAGCAGATTTTCCTCTTCCCCGTCAAATAG
- a CDS encoding WXG100 family type VII secretion target, giving the protein MDRVNGVTESVLHSGQMAHTTAQAVQGHARTLNGHILALQGVTSGSWADAMQSANMDWQQGAARLINALGQHGDGLNFTANTYEAANDASRHGFMAALGASPITT; this is encoded by the coding sequence ATGGACAGGGTGAACGGTGTAACCGAGTCTGTCCTGCACAGCGGGCAGATGGCGCACACCACGGCACAGGCCGTCCAAGGCCACGCCAGGACGCTCAACGGTCACATCCTTGCGCTGCAGGGAGTCACGTCCGGCAGCTGGGCCGACGCGATGCAGTCGGCGAACATGGACTGGCAGCAGGGTGCGGCACGGCTGATCAACGCGCTCGGTCAGCATGGTGATGGCCTCAACTTCACGGCCAACACGTACGAGGCCGCCAACGACGCATCCCGACATGGATTCATGGCGGCCCTCGGGGCGAGCCCCATCACCACGTAA
- a CDS encoding YbaB/EbfC family nucleoid-associated protein: MAYGSGGADSYRSAGRFGWWCRDTIATMSASYYASIADIANRLRTLRDEAAKMSATADSPDGLVRATVNARGELLELELDERIYRTADSVALAATINATIQSAATLLEADLAVRSGELFPEESA; this comes from the coding sequence GTGGCCTACGGTTCTGGTGGCGCTGACAGCTACCGGTCAGCGGGCCGGTTTGGCTGGTGGTGTCGTGACACCATCGCCACCATGTCCGCCAGCTATTACGCGTCGATCGCCGACATCGCCAATCGCCTGCGTACGCTTCGCGACGAGGCGGCGAAAATGTCGGCGACCGCCGACTCACCGGACGGCCTCGTACGCGCGACCGTCAACGCGCGGGGCGAGTTGCTTGAGCTGGAGCTGGACGAGCGGATTTATCGTACGGCCGACTCGGTGGCACTGGCCGCGACCATCAACGCGACGATCCAGTCCGCCGCCACGCTCCTCGAGGCGGACCTTGCGGTGCGCTCCGGTGAACTTTTCCCCGAGGAGTCCGCATAA